In Nocardia yunnanensis, one DNA window encodes the following:
- a CDS encoding DUF692 domain-containing protein, whose amino-acid sequence MTGSPLPAGALGIGWRREICGMVADLNGLGFCEVIAESLTPAGSAGSRDRTKGGVAVPEELAALIARGIPAVPHGISLSLGGAEPVDDRRAAHLAECARALDAPLVSEHIAFVRAGGLEAGHLLPLPRTREALDALERNIFRVMRRLDVPLAVENIAALFEWPDAEYTEAEFLQELVERTGVFLLLDIANVYANARNAARDPLTELLRLPTERLAYCHIAGGHESGGRYIDTHTHPIPAEVLALVAEFAPGREVPLMLERDGNYPPASELAAELAAIATAAGRRPVTLRTAAVPA is encoded by the coding sequence ATGACCGGTTCACCACTCCCGGCCGGGGCGCTGGGCATCGGCTGGCGGCGCGAGATCTGCGGCATGGTCGCGGATTTGAACGGCCTCGGATTCTGCGAGGTGATCGCGGAATCGCTGACGCCTGCGGGCTCCGCAGGGTCTCGCGACAGGACGAAGGGCGGGGTCGCCGTACCCGAGGAGCTCGCCGCGCTGATCGCGCGCGGGATTCCCGCGGTGCCGCACGGCATTTCGCTGTCGCTGGGCGGCGCGGAACCCGTGGACGACCGTCGTGCCGCCCACCTGGCCGAATGCGCGCGGGCGCTGGACGCGCCGCTGGTGAGCGAACACATCGCCTTCGTGCGCGCCGGGGGCCTGGAGGCCGGTCATCTGCTGCCGCTGCCGCGGACCCGGGAGGCGCTGGATGCTTTGGAGCGCAATATCTTCCGGGTGATGCGCCGGCTGGATGTGCCGCTGGCGGTGGAGAACATCGCGGCGCTGTTCGAATGGCCCGACGCCGAATACACCGAGGCGGAGTTCCTGCAGGAGCTCGTCGAGCGCACGGGCGTGTTCCTGCTGCTCGACATCGCGAACGTCTACGCCAACGCCCGCAACGCCGCGCGCGATCCGCTGACCGAATTGCTGCGGCTGCCGACCGAGCGACTGGCGTACTGCCACATCGCGGGCGGCCACGAATCCGGCGGCCGCTACATCGACACCCACACCCACCCGATCCCCGCCGAGGTGCTGGCGCTCGTGGCCGAGTTCGCACCCGGCCGGGAGGTGCCCCTCATGCTCGAACGCGACGGAAACTACCCGCCCGCAAGCGAACTCGCCGCCGAGCTCGCCGCCATCGCGACGGCGGCGGGGCGGCGGCCCGTCACCCTGCGCACCGCGGCGGTGCCGGCATGA
- a CDS encoding bile acid:sodium symporter family protein: MRLLSKFYLDGFILSILAMVVLASIFPARGDAAEVVSWLTKIAIGLLFLLYGTRLAPQEAIAGLKHWRLHLTVLACTFVMFPLLGLAARVLVPHILTADLYTGVLFLCLVPSTVQSSIAFTSIAKGNVAGAIVSATVSNLLGVFLTPALVILLMNTTGQARVDPSAVVDIVVQLLVPFLLGQLIRPKVKGFLARYAEPTKLVDRGSILLVVYSAFSAGMVEGIWHAMSPWRILALAVVCCVILAVVIAATGFLGEALTFDRADRIVVVFCGSKKSLATGLPMATVLFAGHQAGLIVLPLMMFHQIQLITCAALAQRWARTAPSA, translated from the coding sequence GTGCGACTACTCAGCAAGTTCTACCTGGACGGGTTCATCCTGTCGATCCTTGCGATGGTCGTCCTGGCCAGTATCTTCCCGGCCCGGGGCGACGCCGCCGAGGTCGTGAGCTGGCTGACGAAGATCGCCATCGGTTTGCTGTTCCTGCTCTACGGCACCCGGCTGGCCCCGCAGGAGGCGATCGCGGGCCTCAAGCACTGGCGACTGCATCTGACCGTGCTGGCCTGCACCTTCGTCATGTTCCCGCTGCTGGGCCTGGCCGCGCGGGTGCTGGTGCCGCACATCCTCACCGCGGACCTCTATACCGGTGTGCTGTTTCTGTGCCTGGTGCCGTCGACGGTGCAGTCCTCGATCGCGTTCACCTCCATCGCCAAGGGCAATGTGGCGGGGGCGATCGTGAGCGCCACGGTGTCGAACCTGCTGGGCGTCTTCCTGACTCCGGCGCTGGTGATCCTGTTGATGAACACCACCGGGCAGGCGCGGGTGGATCCGTCGGCCGTGGTGGACATCGTGGTGCAGCTGCTGGTGCCGTTCCTGCTCGGCCAGCTGATTCGCCCCAAGGTCAAGGGCTTCCTGGCCCGCTACGCCGAGCCGACCAAGCTGGTGGATCGCGGCTCGATCCTGCTGGTGGTCTACAGCGCCTTCAGCGCCGGCATGGTGGAGGGCATCTGGCATGCCATGTCGCCGTGGCGAATTCTGGCGCTGGCGGTGGTGTGCTGCGTGATCCTGGCCGTCGTCATCGCCGCGACCGGGTTCCTGGGCGAGGCCCTGACATTCGATCGCGCCGACCGGATCGTGGTGGTGTTCTGCGGTTCGAAGAAGAGCTTGGCGACCGGCCTGCCGATGGCGACGGTGCTGTTCGCCGGTCATCAGGCGGGCTTGATCGTCTTGCCGCTCATGATGTTTCACCAGATCCAGCTCATCACCTGCGCGGCCCTCGCACAACGCTGGGCTCGTACCGCGCCGTCAGCGTGA
- a CDS encoding GNAT family N-acetyltransferase produces MIEVVTVSTEEELADAYAVRMRVFVDEQGVPAEIELDELDAVADHFLARVDGKPAGAGRLVERDGVGVLGRLAVLAETRGTGLGVALVRAIEERGRARGFDAVELHSQTHARGFYEKLGYRAYGEIEMDAGIPHIWMRRTFTD; encoded by the coding sequence ATGATCGAGGTCGTGACCGTCAGCACCGAAGAGGAACTAGCCGACGCCTATGCCGTGCGCATGCGGGTGTTCGTGGACGAGCAGGGTGTGCCCGCGGAGATCGAGCTCGACGAGCTCGATGCGGTCGCCGATCACTTCCTGGCCCGGGTCGACGGCAAGCCGGCCGGGGCCGGGCGGTTGGTCGAGCGCGACGGCGTCGGGGTGCTCGGCCGGCTGGCGGTGCTGGCGGAGACGCGCGGCACCGGGCTCGGGGTGGCGTTGGTGCGGGCCATCGAGGAGCGGGGCCGCGCGCGCGGATTCGACGCGGTGGAACTGCATTCGCAGACTCACGCCCGCGGCTTCTACGAGAAGCTCGGCTACCGCGCGTACGGGGAGATCGAGATGGACGCGGGCATCCCGCACATCTGGATGCGCCGCACCTTCACCGACTGA
- a CDS encoding SdpI family protein has product MFVVALILFVLAAVAVVTGVLGFTGTLPGNRYFGVHSEAAVKTEESFKLANKVAAPTSIAAGLLLAAAGAVALVAGGIPALIVAVAAVVIAVFTLGAGAAAAEKALATAFPAEKIGGCGSACGSCSLRDACEPA; this is encoded by the coding sequence GTGTTCGTCGTGGCGCTGATCCTCTTTGTCCTCGCGGCTGTGGCCGTGGTCACGGGCGTGCTCGGATTCACCGGCACCCTGCCCGGCAACCGGTATTTCGGCGTGCACTCCGAGGCCGCGGTGAAAACCGAGGAGTCGTTCAAGCTGGCCAACAAGGTCGCCGCACCGACCTCGATCGCGGCCGGGCTGCTGCTCGCCGCGGCCGGCGCCGTCGCGCTGGTGGCGGGCGGGATTCCCGCCCTGATCGTCGCGGTGGCGGCCGTGGTGATCGCGGTGTTCACCCTGGGAGCGGGCGCCGCGGCCGCCGAGAAGGCCCTGGCCACGGCGTTTCCGGCGGAGAAGATCGGCGGCTGCGGCAGCGCCTGCGGGTCCTGCTCGCTGCGCGACGCCTGCGAACCGGCCTGA
- the leuS gene encoding leucine--tRNA ligase, with amino-acid sequence MQDSRTSETPTATAGGGGDVPAHRYNADLAGRIERKWQGNWQERGTFYAPNPVGPLQGDIPADKLFIQDMFPYPSGAGLHVGHPLGYIATDVFARYHRMRGRNVLHALGYDAFGLPAEQYAVQTGAHPRDTTMSNIATMQRQLDRLGLGHDRRRSFATTDPEYYRWTQWIFLRIYNAWYDEALGKARPIDELITEFEVGKRTPAEGRSWSERTPAERNALIDSYRLVYQTDSMVNWCPGLGTVLSNEEVTADGRSERGNFPVFRKRLWQWMMRITAYSDRLVDDLDELDWPENVKSMQRNWIGRSRGARVRFQAGSDLIEVFTTRPDTLFGATYVVLAPEHELVDKLTGASWPSGTDARWTFGGAGTPAEAVAAYRKSIAAKSDLERQENKEKTGVFLGSYATNPVNGARVPIFIADYVLSGYGTGAIMAVPGHDARDWDFASAFGLPIVEVVAGGDVSQAVYTGEGPLVNSGYLDGLDVEAAKARVIAQLEADGHGHGTVQYKLRDWLFARQRYWGEPFPIVYDEDGAPHALPESMLPVRLPEIDDFAPVTFDPDDADSEPSPPLAKATDWVNVELDLGDGPRTYRRDTNVMPNWAGSSWYQLRYADPTNDKVFCAPENEQYWLGPRTAEHGPKDPGGVDLYVGGVEHAVLHLLYARFWQKVLFDLGEVSGSEPYRRLFNQGYIQAFAYTDARGAYVPAAEIVERDGKFFWTNASGVEEEVFQEYGKIGKSLKNAISPDEMCDLYGADTFRFYEMSMGPLDTSRPWATKDVVGAHRFLQRVWRLVVDEETGALKVTDAEPSPEALRLLHKTIAGVDDDYANLRDNTAGAKLIELTNYLTKNYGDGAPRVLVEPLVLMLAPMSPHVAEELWERLGHTTALAHGPFPTADPALLVADSVEYPIQVNGKVRSRISVPADADQSAVEAAALSDDKIADLLGGNPPRKIIVVPGRLVNIVA; translated from the coding sequence GTGCAGGACTCCCGTACATCCGAGACACCCACCGCGACCGCGGGTGGGGGCGGCGACGTTCCCGCACACCGCTACAACGCCGATCTCGCCGGCCGCATCGAACGCAAGTGGCAGGGCAACTGGCAGGAGCGCGGCACCTTCTACGCGCCCAACCCGGTCGGCCCGCTGCAGGGCGACATTCCGGCCGACAAGCTGTTCATTCAGGACATGTTCCCGTACCCGTCGGGCGCGGGCCTGCACGTCGGGCATCCGCTGGGCTACATCGCCACCGACGTCTTCGCCCGCTACCACCGCATGCGCGGCCGGAATGTGCTGCACGCGCTGGGGTATGACGCCTTCGGCCTGCCCGCCGAGCAGTACGCGGTGCAGACCGGCGCGCATCCGCGCGACACCACCATGTCCAATATCGCGACCATGCAGCGGCAGCTGGACCGGCTGGGCCTGGGCCACGACCGGCGGCGCTCCTTCGCGACCACCGATCCCGAGTACTACCGCTGGACGCAGTGGATCTTCCTGCGCATTTACAACGCCTGGTACGACGAGGCGCTGGGCAAGGCCCGCCCGATCGACGAGCTGATCACCGAATTCGAGGTCGGCAAGCGCACGCCCGCCGAGGGCCGGTCGTGGTCGGAGCGCACCCCGGCCGAACGCAATGCCCTGATCGATTCGTATCGCCTGGTCTACCAGACGGATTCGATGGTCAACTGGTGCCCGGGTCTGGGCACGGTGCTGTCCAACGAGGAGGTCACCGCGGACGGCCGGTCCGAGCGCGGCAACTTCCCGGTGTTCCGTAAGCGCCTGTGGCAGTGGATGATGCGCATCACCGCCTACTCCGATCGCCTGGTCGACGACCTGGACGAGCTGGACTGGCCCGAGAACGTGAAGTCCATGCAGCGCAACTGGATCGGGCGTTCGCGCGGCGCGCGGGTCCGGTTCCAGGCGGGCTCGGATCTGATCGAGGTGTTCACCACCCGCCCCGACACCCTGTTCGGCGCGACCTATGTGGTGCTGGCCCCCGAGCACGAGCTGGTCGACAAGCTGACCGGCGCCTCCTGGCCGTCGGGCACCGACGCGCGCTGGACCTTCGGCGGCGCCGGCACGCCCGCGGAAGCCGTTGCGGCGTACCGCAAGTCGATCGCGGCCAAATCGGATCTGGAGCGGCAGGAGAACAAGGAGAAGACCGGCGTCTTCCTGGGCTCCTACGCCACCAACCCGGTCAACGGCGCGCGGGTGCCGATCTTCATCGCCGACTACGTGCTGAGCGGCTACGGCACCGGCGCGATCATGGCCGTCCCCGGCCACGACGCCCGGGACTGGGATTTCGCCTCCGCCTTCGGTCTGCCGATCGTGGAAGTCGTTGCGGGCGGCGACGTCTCGCAGGCGGTGTACACCGGCGAGGGTCCGCTGGTGAACTCCGGCTACCTGGACGGCCTGGACGTCGAGGCCGCCAAGGCCCGGGTGATCGCCCAGCTGGAGGCCGACGGCCACGGCCACGGCACCGTCCAGTACAAGCTGCGCGACTGGCTGTTCGCCCGCCAGCGCTACTGGGGTGAGCCGTTCCCCATCGTCTACGACGAGGACGGCGCGCCGCACGCGCTGCCGGAATCCATGCTGCCGGTGCGGCTGCCGGAGATCGACGACTTCGCGCCGGTCACCTTCGACCCGGACGACGCCGACTCCGAACCGTCGCCGCCGCTGGCCAAGGCCACCGACTGGGTGAACGTCGAACTGGATCTGGGCGACGGCCCGCGCACCTACCGCCGCGACACCAATGTCATGCCCAACTGGGCGGGCAGCTCCTGGTATCAGCTGCGCTACGCGGACCCGACCAACGACAAGGTCTTCTGCGCGCCCGAGAACGAGCAGTACTGGCTGGGCCCGCGCACGGCCGAGCACGGTCCGAAGGATCCGGGCGGCGTGGATCTGTACGTCGGCGGCGTGGAGCACGCGGTGCTGCACCTGCTGTACGCGCGCTTCTGGCAGAAGGTGCTGTTCGATCTGGGTGAGGTCTCCGGATCCGAGCCGTACCGCCGCCTGTTCAACCAGGGCTACATCCAGGCCTTCGCCTACACCGACGCGCGCGGGGCGTACGTGCCCGCCGCCGAGATCGTGGAGCGGGACGGAAAGTTCTTCTGGACCAACGCCTCCGGTGTCGAGGAGGAGGTCTTCCAGGAGTACGGCAAGATCGGCAAATCGCTGAAGAACGCCATCTCCCCCGACGAGATGTGCGATCTCTACGGCGCGGACACCTTCCGCTTCTACGAGATGTCGATGGGCCCGCTGGACACCTCGCGCCCGTGGGCCACCAAGGACGTCGTCGGCGCGCACCGCTTCCTGCAGCGCGTGTGGCGACTGGTGGTGGACGAGGAGACCGGCGCGCTGAAGGTCACCGACGCCGAACCGTCGCCCGAGGCACTGCGCCTGCTGCACAAGACGATCGCCGGCGTCGACGACGACTACGCCAACCTGCGCGACAACACCGCCGGCGCCAAGCTGATCGAGCTGACCAACTACCTGACCAAGAACTACGGCGACGGCGCCCCGCGCGTCCTGGTCGAACCCCTGGTCCTGATGCTGGCCCCCATGTCCCCCCACGTCGCCGAGGAACTGTGGGAACGCCTGGGCCACACCACCGCCCTGGCCCACGGCCCCTTCCCCACCGCGGATCCCGCACTCCTGGTGGCGGATTCGGTCGAATACCCCATCCAGGTCAACGGCAAGGTCCGCAGCCGCATCAGCGTCCCCGCCGACGCCGACCAGTCCGCGGTCGAGGCCGCCGCCCTGTCCGACGACAAGATCGCCGACCTCCTCGGCGGCAACCCACCCCGCAAGATCATCGTCGTCCCCGGCCGCCTGGTGAACATCGTCGCCTGA
- a CDS encoding TIGR04222 domain-containing membrane protein, whose translation MVQWTVAAAPAPETWGISGPAFLAGYLLAAVAALVFGFARRAAVLRATDPHWPPAAPLRPTETAMLVDDRRPVLAGLAQLRGHQLIDSTGRPVRTPTETEQRQLDPVSGTLFTHLFGTKQPRVSEMVLATGTAVRGLRDSLIARGYLSGDTQRKALWTARIPLLGVLVLGFARLLSSSGHPVGFLIVAMIVCAVFTWVVGRSTRLTRRGREALAVTTASNRHLRPANAPAYSAYGPDSAALAVALFGGMALWGLDPALAGAAEIAAGGGSGGSSCGSDSSCGSGDSGGSSCGSSCGGGCGGGCGG comes from the coding sequence ATGGTCCAGTGGACCGTCGCGGCCGCGCCCGCACCCGAGACCTGGGGGATCTCGGGCCCGGCCTTCCTGGCCGGCTACCTGCTCGCCGCCGTGGCGGCTCTGGTCTTCGGGTTCGCCCGGCGCGCGGCGGTGCTGCGCGCGACCGACCCGCACTGGCCGCCCGCCGCGCCCCTGCGGCCCACCGAGACGGCCATGCTCGTCGACGACCGGCGTCCGGTGCTGGCCGGTCTCGCGCAATTGCGCGGCCATCAGCTCATCGACTCGACCGGCCGGCCGGTGCGCACGCCCACCGAAACCGAACAGCGGCAACTGGATCCGGTGTCCGGCACCCTGTTCACCCATCTTTTCGGCACGAAGCAGCCGCGCGTATCGGAGATGGTGCTCGCGACCGGCACGGCGGTGCGCGGCCTGCGCGACAGCCTGATCGCCCGCGGCTACCTCTCCGGCGACACCCAGCGAAAAGCCTTGTGGACGGCCCGGATTCCGCTGCTCGGGGTGCTCGTCCTCGGCTTCGCGCGGCTGTTGTCCTCGTCAGGGCATCCGGTCGGGTTCCTGATCGTCGCCATGATCGTGTGCGCCGTGTTCACCTGGGTGGTGGGGCGGTCGACGCGGCTGACCCGGCGCGGCCGGGAGGCGCTCGCGGTCACCACCGCGAGCAATCGCCATCTGCGCCCGGCCAATGCCCCGGCCTATTCGGCGTACGGGCCCGACAGCGCGGCGCTCGCGGTCGCGTTGTTCGGCGGGATGGCGCTGTGGGGCCTCGATCCCGCGCTCGCCGGGGCCGCCGAGATCGCGGCCGGCGGCGGCAGCGGCGGCAGCAGTTGCGGTTCCGATTCCAGCTGCGGCAGCGGGGACAGCGGCGGCTCCAGCTGCGGCAGTTCGTGTGGCGGCGGATGCGGCGGAGGTTGCGGCGGATGA